One segment of Cololabis saira isolate AMF1-May2022 chromosome 9, fColSai1.1, whole genome shotgun sequence DNA contains the following:
- the LOC133450853 gene encoding fibrosin-1-like protein → MGNCSRLGDAGPSGSGCGGLRETAGDAARTARSSRSPDPNNNSSGSDREGRSPGGDAVAVAVSLAPSLAASLAPPLAASLAPLAGRKAARAPRPPRRKRRESSSQEEDIIDGFAIASFISLDRLEAQPLQ, encoded by the exons ATGGGAAATTGCAGCAGGCTCGGAGATGCCGGACCAAGCGGGAGCGGGTGCGGAGGGCTGCGGGAGACTGCCGGAGACGCAGCCCGCACAGCCCGCTCCTCCCGCAGCCccgaccccaacaacaactcctCCGGCTCCGACAGGGAGGGACGCAGCCCGGGGGGGGACGCGGTAGCAGTAGCCGTCTCCCTGGCCCCCTCCCTGGCCGCCTCCCTGGCGCCCCCCCTGGCCGCCTCCCTGGCCCCCCTGGCCGGCAGGAAGGCGGCCAGAGCCCCGCGCCCCCCCCGGCGCAAGAGACGCGAGTCCAGCTCGCAGGAGGAGGATATCATTGATGGATTTGCCATCGCCAGCTTCATCAGCCTGGACCGTCTGGAG GCTCAGCCGTTGCAGTAA